The Deltaproteobacteria bacterium genomic interval GGGCGCGTACATGGGCGTGCACGTCACGCTGACCGGGATCCGCGGCGCGTTCGCGCCGTTCCTGGGAATGGCGCTCTATCTGGGCTGGTCGGCCCGGCCGATTCCGGGCACCGGACTCACGCTTCCGGCCTGGTCGGGCCTGGGCGACCTCTTGATGCTGATCTCCGCGCTCATGTCGGGCCTCTCGGCGCTCGGCTTCCGGCGCCTCAGGCAGAGGATCGACCGGAGCCGCTAGCTCTTCGGCGCGGCGTCCGTCTCGGGCGCCGCGAGGATGACCTCGAGCGTGCGCAGCCGTTCGAGCTCGACGCGCTGGGCGCGCGCCTCGTCCTTCTTCAGCTCGAGCTCGCCGCGCAGGATCACGTAGGCCTTGTCGAGCGTCTCCCAGCGGCCCTTGTACTTCGTGACGTCGCGCCGTGCGCTCTCGAGCTCGGTCTCGAGCTTTGCTCGGCGGGTCTCTGCGTCGGAGGCATGTCGCCGCAGACCTTCGAGCTCGGCATCGTCGCCCGGCGGCACGAGCTCGGCCGCGCGCGCCTGCTCGCGCGCGAGCTCGGCGCCGAGCCGCTCCGCGTCGGCGTGCAGCCGGACGATCTCGTCGCGCGCCGCGCGGGCGTCTCCCCGCTCGGCCTGCAGCTCCGCCTCGAGCGCGCGGATTCGCGCGGGCAGCGTCTTCTCCTCCTCGAGCGACTCGCCCGCGCGCTTCTTCAGCTTCTCGTGCTTCTTGCGCAGCTCCGCCAGCTCCTCGCCGCGCGCGCGAAGCTCACCGCGCGCCTGCTCGAGCCGCTTCTCGATCGCCTCGCGCTCGCTGCGCACGGCCTCGAGCTCCGCCCGCGCGGCGCCGACCGCGGCCTCGGAGGCGCGCAGGCGCTGGAACAGGAGCGCGCTCGCCGCCGCCGCGAGCGCGAAGCCGAGCCAGCCGAGAATCGCAGGATCCATATGCGTATCTCTACCACGAGCGCGCGCCCGCGGTCGTGGTCAATGCAGGAGTGTGGAGTCCAGACGAGCGAGCCAGACCGGGTTCGCGCTCTCGCGCGCGCGGAGCTCCGTTTCGAGCGACAGCGCCGCCGCAGAGAAGCCCAACCCGTCGAGCTCGAGAAGCGTCCGGCCGATCGCCTCCGGGGTCGCTCCCGGCGCCCGCAGCTGGCTGCGGAGCTCGAGCGCCCGGACCAGCCGGGACGCGAGCGAGTGCGAGATCGGAAGCTCGAGCGTCTGCCGCTCTCGCTCACCCTCCCCTTCGATCGAGAGCCGAAGCAGCCGCGGCCGCCCCGGCAGCCGATCCGGCACGAGCTCGAGCAGCCCGACCCGCACGCGCCCGCGCGCGTCGCTGGTCCGGGTCTGCGGCGCGGTCGCGTCGAGCGTCAGCACCAGCTTCGCCCCCGCCAGGGGGCGGAGCTCGCGCCTCACCTCGCGATCGAGCTCCTCGGTCTCGCGCGAGACCTCTTTCCGGCGCACGCGCGACTCCGACTCCACGTTCAGCAGCGGGTTCATCGCCGAGAACGTGAAGCCGGCGAACGCGTCCAGGCTCGCGTCGGGCAGGATGCCGAAACCGACCAGGTCGACCACGCGAAGCACCAGAAGCACGGGCACGCAGACCGTCCCGAGCGGCACCTCCCAGAGCTCGTAGCCGGACTTGTACGGCGTGGACTCCTCGATTCGAATCCGTGTGCGGAGCTTTCGCACGACGGCGGTCTCGTCCGCGAGAAGTGCGAGCTCGACCTCGGGGGTCGCGAGCGGCACGGACTGCGGCTCGACGACCGTCTCCGCGTGCACGACGTCGCGCTCGGAGGTCCGGTAGGCGTCGCCCGTGTAGCGCACGTGGTTCGCGCACGCGGGGAGCAGCACGGTGCTCGCAAGCACCGCGAGCAGGCGTCGCGGCATGGGGGGGCTCCGTGCGCGGGGGGAGCGCTGCCCTACTTCTCGACGCTGCGCGTCGCGAAATTTAGGCGCGCAGATCGCGCGCAGATCGCGCCGGAATCAGACCAGCAGCTTCGCGCCGGCCTTCTCGCGCTCCTCGGCGCGCGCCTCGGATTCCACCGTCGCCGGGACCGCCCGCCCCCGCTGCACGGCCGGGCGCGCGGCGATCCGCTCCACCCAGCCCGCGAGCGCCGGCAGGTCGGCGATCTCGACGCCCGACCAGGCGTGGATCGAGACCCAGGGCCAGGTGGCGATGTCGGCGATCGAGTACTCGCCCGCCAGGTACTCGTGATCGCGCAGCCGCGCGTCGAGCACCGTGTAGAGACGCCGGGTCTCCTTCTGGTAGCGCTCGATCGCGTACGGGATCTTCTCGGGCGCGTAGCGGAAGAACACGTTCGCCTGGCCCTGCATCGGGCCCACGCCGCCCATCTGGAACATCAGCCACTGCAGCGCGACCGAGCGCGCCTTGGGCTCGGCCGGCAGCAGGCGGCCGGTCTTCTCGGCCAGGTAGAGCAGGATCGCGCCGGACTCGAAGACCGCGAAGTCCGAGTTCGCGCGATCGACGATCACGGGGATCCGGCCGTTGGGGTTCAGCGCCAGGAACCAGGGCTCCTTCTGCTCCAGCTTCTCGAGCCGGATCGCGTGCACGCGGTACGGCAGGCCGAGCTCCTCGAGCGCGATCGAGACCTTCCATCCGTTCGGGGTCGCGGCGGTGTAGAGATCGATCACGGGACCTCCTGCTAGAGTGCGCCGGTGTTCTTCGCCATCGCGATGTCCGGCTGCGTAGCGGTGCTCCTGGTTGCAGAGTACCGCGCATGGCGCGTCGGCGTCTGGCTCGCCAAGCCGGCCGCCGCGCTCTGCTTCGTCGCCGCGGCGCTCTCCTTCGGCGCGCTCGAGACGAGCTACGGCCGGATCGTGCTCGCGGGCCTGGTGCTCTCGCTCTGTGGAGACGTGCTGCTGATCCCGAAGGGCCGACCGCGCGTCTTCCAGGCCGGCATCGCCGCCTTCGGGCTCGGGCACGTCGCCTATCTGGCCGCGTTCGCGCTGCGCTTCGAGAGCCCCGGGCGAGCGGCGATCTGCGCCGGCCTCGCGTCGCTCGCGCTTCGCGGTCTGCTGGACTGGCTGCGGCCGCACGTTCCGGCCGAGATGAAGCTTGCGGTGTACGGGTACGTGGCGGTGATCTCGGCCATGCTGGTGGCGGCGGCCGGCGCGTCGCCGTCGTCCGCGTGGATATTCGCGGGCGCCGCGATGTTCTACCTCTCGGACCTCGCGGTCGCGCGCGACCGCTTCGTCTCGAGTTCCTTCGCCAATCGCGCCTGGGGTCTGCCGCTGTACTTCGCGGCGCAGCTCGTGCTCGCGAGCACGGTGCGCCCGTGAGCCGGATCGACGTCGCGCTGATCGGAGCGGGAAATCGCGGCCGCGCGGTCTTCGGCGCCTACGCGCTGCGGCATCCCGAGCGGATGCGGATCGTCGCGCTCGCCGAGCCCCGCGGGGATCGGCGGCTGGCGACCGCCGCGGAGCACGGGCTCGCGCCGGAACGGGTCTTCACGGACTGGCGCGGGCTGCTGCGGGCGCGCCCGGACGCCCACGCCGCCATCGTCGCCACCGGCGACACCGAGCACGTCGAGCCGGCGCTCGCCGCGATCGCGGCCGGCTACCACCTGCTGCTCGAGAAGCCGATCGCGCCGCAGCCCGCCGACTGCCTGCGCGTCACCGAGGCGGCCGAGCGCGCGGGCCGGATCCTGCAGATCGGCCACGTGCTCCGCTACACCGAGTTCTACGCCCGCGTGCACGAGATCGTCGCGAGCGGGCGGCTCGGCCGCGTGGCCATGATCGACGTGCGCGAGCACGTCGCCTACTGGCACATGGCGCACTCCTACGTGCGCGGGAAGTTCCGCAACCGCGCGCTCGCCGCGCCGTTTCTGCTCGCGAAGAGCTGTCACGATCTGGACCTGCTCGCCTGGCTCGCCGAGGGCCGCGCGACGCGGCTCGCCTCGTTCGGATCGCTGGGAATCTACCGGCCCGAGCTCGCCCCGCCGGGCGCCGCCGCGCGCTGCGGCAGCGCATGCTCCGTGCAGGCCAGCTGCCCCTGGGACGCCGCGCGCTTCTACCTGGGCCCGGACGAGCGACTCGCGAGGCACTGGCCGTGGACCGATCTCTGCGCGGACCCGACGCGTGCGGCGCGCGAGTCGGCGCTCGCGACGAGCGACTACGGGCGCTGCGTGTTCCGCTGCGACAACGACGTCGCGGACCATCAGGTCGTCGCCGTGGAGTTCGACGCCGGCCTCACCGCGACGCTGGGCGTACACGGAACGGCGTCGGAGGAGCGGCGCACGGTTCGCATCTCGGGCAGCGCGGGCGAGCTCCGCGGCGTGCTCCAGACCGGCGTGATCGAGGTCTCGCGCCACGGCTCGCTCGGGCGCGAGGAGATCCGGATCGAGAGCTCCGCGTTCGGGCACTCCGGCGGCGATCAGGGGCTGCTCGACCACTTCTGCGAGGTGGTCGCGATCGGCGCGCCAGATCGCGTGCGCGCGAGCGGCCGGGTCGCACTCGAGAGCCACCTGCTCGGCTTCGCCGCCGAGCGCGCGCGCGCCGAGCGCAGGGTGATCGAGATGGAGCCGTTCCGGGACGAGGTGCGCCGGAGCGCCGGGCTCTGATCGCTCAGTCCGGAAGCTCGCCGCCGTCGGCCCAGGTGGCCGCGAACTCCTCGGCGGGCACCGGGCGGCCGAACAGGTAGCCCTGCATCCGCGAGCAGCCGAGCTCGGCGAGGAAGTCCCGCTCGTCGCTGGTCTCCACGCCCTCCGCCACGACGTCGAGCCCGAGCTCGCCTGCGACCGCGAGCACCGCGCGCGTGATCGCCGCGCGCCGCGGCTCGCGCGCGATGTCGCGCACGAAGGCCTGGTCGATCTTGAGCCGGTTCGCGGGGAACTGCGCGAGCACCGAGAGGCTCGAGTAGCCGGTGCCGAAGTCGTCGATCGCGAGCCCGATCCCCATCCGGCGCAGGCAGAGCAGCGAGCGCAGCGTCTGCTGCACGTCGTCGACGAGCGCGTTCTCCGTGACCTCCATCTCGAGCCGATCGGGGCGAAGGCCGGTGTCGCGAAGCGCGGAGGCGACCTGAGCCTCGAACTCCGGGCCGCGGAACTGCCGGCGCGACACGTTCACGGCCATCGTGAAGTCGCCCAGCCCCGCCCGCTCCCAGCGCCGCTTCTGCTCGCACGCCTCGCGAAGCACCCACTCGCCGATCGAGACGATCACGCCGTTGCCCTCCGCGATCGGGATGAAGTCGCCGGGCGAGATCATGCCGTGCTCGGGATGGATCCAGCGCACCAGCGCCTCGCAGCCGATCAGCTCGCGCTTCTGGACGTCGATCTGCGGCTGGTAGAATAGGACGAACTCGTGCCGCTCGAGCGCGTCGCGCAGCAGGACCTCGAGCCGCATGCCCTCGAGCGACCCGGCCTTCATCTCGGAGGAGTAGAACTGGACCTGGCCGCGGCCCTGCTCCTTCACGCGGTGCAGCGCGACGTCGGCGCTGCGCAGCACGGCGTCCGGAGTGTCGCCGTCGTCGGGAAAGACCGAGACCCCGATGCTCGGCGTGACGTAGACCGGGCCGCTCTCGCCGTCGTGCGGTCGGGCGACGCTCTCCTGGATCTTTCGCGCCACCACCGTCGCGCCCTCGCGGCTCGAGAGAC includes:
- a CDS encoding glutathione S-transferase yields the protein MIDLYTAATPNGWKVSIALEELGLPYRVHAIRLEKLEQKEPWFLALNPNGRIPVIVDRANSDFAVFESGAILLYLAEKTGRLLPAEPKARSVALQWLMFQMGGVGPMQGQANVFFRYAPEKIPYAIERYQKETRRLYTVLDARLRDHEYLAGEYSIADIATWPWVSIHAWSGVEIADLPALAGWVERIAARPAVQRGRAVPATVESEARAEEREKAGAKLLV
- a CDS encoding lysoplasmalogenase, whose protein sequence is MFFAIAMSGCVAVLLVAEYRAWRVGVWLAKPAAALCFVAAALSFGALETSYGRIVLAGLVLSLCGDVLLIPKGRPRVFQAGIAAFGLGHVAYLAAFALRFESPGRAAICAGLASLALRGLLDWLRPHVPAEMKLAVYGYVAVISAMLVAAAGASPSSAWIFAGAAMFYLSDLAVARDRFVSSSFANRAWGLPLYFAAQLVLASTVRP
- a CDS encoding Gfo/Idh/MocA family oxidoreductase; translation: MDIRGRRDVLPLGPRGRARPLRLEFLRQSRLGSAAVLRGAARAREHGAPVSRIDVALIGAGNRGRAVFGAYALRHPERMRIVALAEPRGDRRLATAAEHGLAPERVFTDWRGLLRARPDAHAAIVATGDTEHVEPALAAIAAGYHLLLEKPIAPQPADCLRVTEAAERAGRILQIGHVLRYTEFYARVHEIVASGRLGRVAMIDVREHVAYWHMAHSYVRGKFRNRALAAPFLLAKSCHDLDLLAWLAEGRATRLASFGSLGIYRPELAPPGAAARCGSACSVQASCPWDAARFYLGPDERLARHWPWTDLCADPTRAARESALATSDYGRCVFRCDNDVADHQVVAVEFDAGLTATLGVHGTASEERRTVRISGSAGELRGVLQTGVIEVSRHGSLGREEIRIESSAFGHSGGDQGLLDHFCEVVAIGAPDRVRASGRVALESHLLGFAAERARAERRVIEMEPFRDEVRRSAGL
- a CDS encoding EAL domain-containing protein, with the translated sequence MAAEARVLILDDSRGSARSLAPALRAAGLEVQASVWSQEAAAGAAAVAADVVLLCIEPGAGGGAARCARLRAEAALDGVPLVVIATAAEQDELAGCLEFGADDALIAPVHERIAVARVKGLIEARRSRRMQLELAGMLERGKQAFGRSVEALQRSAEAAADSERRKRYLETHDGLTGLANRGYFREAVRRTLGYARRYGQKLAVLSINLDHFERVNENLGHDAGDRLLESVAERVRACVRGSDIVARLGADDFAVLLTSLSSREGATVVARKIQESVARPHDGESGPVYVTPSIGVSVFPDDGDTPDAVLRSADVALHRVKEQGRGQVQFYSSEMKAGSLEGMRLEVLLRDALERHEFVLFYQPQIDVQKRELIGCEALVRWIHPEHGMISPGDFIPIAEGNGVIVSIGEWVLREACEQKRRWERAGLGDFTMAVNVSRRQFRGPEFEAQVASALRDTGLRPDRLEMEVTENALVDDVQQTLRSLLCLRRMGIGLAIDDFGTGYSSLSVLAQFPANRLKIDQAFVRDIAREPRRAAITRAVLAVAGELGLDVVAEGVETSDERDFLAELGCSRMQGYLFGRPVPAEEFAATWADGGELPD